From the Streptomyces nigrescens genome, one window contains:
- a CDS encoding sensor histidine kinase: MPLSLSAVLRPLFRAVTYTRWLHLLIASVAGMLTGFLYNKPFFAGGWLTWLWMAVLPLPLLLFAALIPVVRRVEGLQAQLLLTPGPHGLEARAASGIATTPSGSWSDRGRTALWLLLRLEVGVALSALTAQLPLVAGAFAMASAGRPTHLKGLPAIEAPHWWYGLLAPLPLVLLAAVAVGAGSLTAAAARLLLGPSAAERLTELEARTERMLEHNRLAQELHDAIGHALTVTVLQAGAARTAGSPEFTERALAAIEDTGREALADLERALRLLRQDAPGPAGRPALTDTERLLESARAAGADLRAELSGPLERLPGPVSREGYRMVQEALTNVLRHAGPVPVSVRIAADADALELEVRNPLPVASPAPGSAHRGRGLRGIRERAALLGGEAETGPDGGEWRVRARLPLRQLR, translated from the coding sequence GTGCCCCTCTCGCTCTCCGCCGTTCTCCGCCCGCTCTTCCGAGCCGTCACCTACACCCGCTGGCTGCATCTGCTGATCGCCTCGGTGGCCGGGATGCTGACCGGCTTCCTGTACAACAAACCCTTCTTCGCGGGCGGATGGCTGACGTGGCTGTGGATGGCGGTGCTCCCCCTGCCACTGCTCTTGTTCGCCGCCCTGATACCGGTGGTCCGCCGCGTCGAGGGGCTCCAGGCCCAGCTGCTGCTGACTCCGGGCCCGCACGGCCTCGAAGCGCGTGCCGCGTCCGGTATCGCCACGACCCCGTCGGGCTCCTGGAGCGATCGTGGCCGTACGGCGCTGTGGCTGCTGCTGCGGCTCGAAGTGGGCGTCGCCCTCTCAGCCCTGACCGCTCAACTGCCCCTTGTGGCCGGGGCGTTCGCGATGGCTTCCGCAGGACGCCCCACGCACCTGAAGGGCCTGCCGGCGATCGAAGCGCCCCACTGGTGGTACGGGCTGCTCGCACCGCTTCCCCTCGTCCTGCTGGCGGCCGTCGCCGTCGGGGCGGGCTCACTGACGGCCGCCGCCGCACGGCTGCTGCTGGGCCCCTCGGCCGCCGAGCGGCTGACCGAACTGGAGGCCCGTACGGAGCGCATGCTGGAACACAACCGGCTGGCCCAGGAGCTGCACGATGCGATCGGCCACGCGCTGACCGTCACCGTGCTGCAGGCGGGCGCGGCCCGGACCGCCGGTTCGCCCGAGTTCACCGAGCGGGCGCTGGCCGCCATCGAGGACACCGGCCGCGAGGCGCTGGCCGATCTGGAGCGGGCGCTGCGGCTGCTGCGCCAGGACGCACCGGGCCCCGCCGGCCGGCCGGCGCTCACCGACACCGAGCGCCTGCTGGAGTCGGCACGGGCCGCGGGTGCGGACCTGCGCGCCGAGCTGAGCGGCCCCCTGGAAAGACTGCCGGGCCCCGTCTCCCGGGAGGGGTACCGCATGGTGCAGGAGGCCCTGACGAATGTGCTGCGGCACGCGGGCCCGGTGCCGGTGTCCGTACGGATAGCCGCCGACGCCGACGCACTGGAACTGGAGGTGCGCAATCCGCTGCCCGTCGCCTCCCCGGCCCCCGGCAGTGCCCACCGCGGCCGTGGTCTGCGCGGCATCCGCGAACGGGCCGCGCTGCTCGGCGGCGAGGCCGAGACCGGGCCGGACGGCGGCGAGTGGCGGGTGCGCGCCCGCCTCCCGCTGCGCCAACTACGCTGA
- a CDS encoding response regulator transcription factor, translated as MPISVLLVDDEPLVRAGLRAILEAQTDIEVAGEAGDGASVVPLARKLRPDVIAMDVRMPLLDGIEATRAVLRSVPGPPRILVVTTFEEDEYVYEALRAGADGFLLKRSRPAEIVHAVRLVAEGGSLLLPAALRTMAAGRHNDRARADFERAALTAREQQVLRLMSRGLSNAEIAEELVLGAETVKTHVSSVLGKLGARDRTQAVIAAYESGFVSPG; from the coding sequence GTGCCGATTTCCGTACTCCTGGTCGACGACGAGCCGCTGGTCCGCGCGGGACTGCGTGCCATTCTGGAAGCGCAGACCGATATCGAGGTGGCGGGCGAGGCGGGCGACGGAGCGTCCGTCGTCCCGCTGGCGCGGAAGCTCCGGCCCGATGTGATCGCCATGGACGTACGGATGCCGCTCCTGGACGGCATCGAGGCGACCCGCGCGGTGCTGCGCTCGGTGCCCGGGCCGCCCCGGATCCTCGTCGTCACCACGTTCGAGGAGGACGAGTACGTCTACGAGGCGCTGCGCGCGGGCGCGGACGGCTTTCTGCTCAAGCGCTCCCGGCCTGCCGAGATCGTGCACGCGGTGCGGCTCGTTGCCGAGGGCGGTTCGCTGCTGCTCCCCGCGGCGCTGCGCACCATGGCGGCCGGCCGCCACAACGACCGCGCCCGGGCCGACTTCGAGCGCGCTGCGCTCACCGCACGGGAGCAGCAGGTGCTGCGGCTGATGTCCCGTGGGCTGTCGAACGCGGAGATCGCCGAGGAGCTGGTCCTGGGGGCCGAGACGGTGAAGACGCATGTCAGCTCGGTGCTGGGGAAGCTCGGGGCCAGGGACCGCACCCAGGCGGTGATCGCCGCGTACGAGTCCGGGTTCGTCTCGCCCGGCTGA
- the mug gene encoding G/U mismatch-specific DNA glycosylase: protein MGFTPEELAAARDRVVPDVAASGLRVLFCGINPGLMTAATGHHFARPGNRFWPVLHAAGFTPRQFRPAEQEELLAHGLGITNVVARATAKADELTAQEYREGGRLLAEKVARLRPRWLAVAGVTAYRVAFDDKKAAIGPQQRMLGDTRLWALPNPSGLNAHWTVAAMAEEYGRLRAAAFAEDDGA, encoded by the coding sequence ATGGGCTTCACCCCCGAAGAGCTGGCAGCCGCTCGCGACCGCGTCGTCCCGGACGTGGCCGCGAGCGGCCTGCGGGTGCTCTTCTGCGGCATCAACCCCGGGCTGATGACGGCGGCCACCGGCCACCACTTCGCCCGGCCCGGCAACCGCTTCTGGCCGGTTCTGCATGCCGCCGGTTTCACGCCGCGCCAGTTCCGGCCCGCCGAGCAGGAGGAGTTGCTCGCCCACGGCCTCGGCATCACCAATGTCGTGGCGCGGGCGACGGCCAAGGCCGACGAGCTGACCGCGCAGGAGTACCGCGAGGGCGGCCGGCTGCTGGCCGAGAAGGTGGCGCGGCTGCGCCCCCGCTGGCTCGCCGTCGCCGGTGTCACGGCGTACCGCGTCGCCTTCGACGACAAGAAGGCGGCGATCGGGCCGCAGCAGCGCATGCTGGGCGACACCCGCCTCTGGGCCCTGCCCAACCCCAGCGGTCTGAACGCCCATTGGACGGTGGCGGCCATGGCGGAGGAGTACGGACGGCTGCGTGCCGCGGCGTTCGCGGAGGACGACGGCGCATAA
- a CDS encoding ROK family transcriptional regulator, whose protein sequence is MGRLTGGDPSLLRRINSAVVLHALRAADSPTLTDLVQVTGLSRPTVEGVVEGLIETGLVVEVPAEEGETRRQGRPARRFRFRTEAGHLLGIEIGPHRVAALLSDLGGRVLDTAQRPVDETAPADERLERVRAVVADLLRRTGVPRSSLRAVGAAGPGIVESDGTVRLSTALPGWTGLPLGERLRRSFRCPVLVENDANAAAVAEHWQGAATGSDDIVFVLAGLSPGAGSLIGGRLHRGFGGAAGEIGALHLLGREATPEKLLSTTGEPLHPLDEAQVAAVFAAARDGDTQAREAVDRFIRRLVHDVAALVLALDPELVVIGGWAAGLAGVLEPLRGELARYCLRPPQVVLSQLGEAAVATGALRLALDHVEGELFAVEGTVTGRRGTAAR, encoded by the coding sequence TTGGGGCGGCTCACCGGCGGGGACCCGTCCCTGCTGCGACGGATCAACTCCGCGGTGGTGCTGCACGCGCTGCGCGCCGCGGACTCCCCGACGCTCACCGACCTCGTCCAGGTGACGGGGCTGTCCCGGCCCACGGTCGAGGGCGTGGTCGAGGGGCTCATCGAGACCGGGCTGGTGGTCGAGGTGCCCGCCGAGGAAGGTGAGACGCGTCGCCAGGGGCGGCCGGCCCGCCGGTTCCGGTTCCGTACGGAAGCCGGCCATCTGCTGGGCATCGAGATCGGCCCGCACCGCGTCGCGGCCCTGCTGTCCGATCTGGGCGGACGGGTGCTGGACACCGCGCAGCGCCCCGTGGACGAGACCGCACCGGCCGACGAGCGGCTGGAGCGGGTCCGTGCCGTGGTGGCCGATCTGCTGCGCCGTACGGGCGTGCCCCGCAGTTCGCTGCGGGCCGTCGGGGCGGCCGGCCCCGGCATCGTGGAGTCGGACGGCACCGTCCGGCTGAGCACCGCGCTGCCGGGCTGGACGGGGCTGCCGCTGGGTGAGCGGCTGCGCCGGTCGTTCCGCTGCCCGGTGCTGGTCGAGAACGACGCGAACGCCGCCGCGGTGGCCGAGCACTGGCAGGGCGCGGCGACCGGCTCGGATGACATCGTTTTCGTACTGGCGGGGCTCAGTCCCGGTGCCGGCTCGCTGATCGGCGGACGGCTGCACCGTGGATTCGGCGGGGCCGCCGGGGAGATCGGCGCGCTGCATCTGCTCGGCCGCGAGGCGACACCGGAGAAGCTGCTGTCGACGACCGGAGAACCGCTGCATCCCCTGGACGAGGCGCAGGTGGCGGCGGTCTTCGCGGCCGCGCGCGACGGTGACACCCAGGCGCGGGAGGCGGTGGACCGCTTCATCCGGCGGCTGGTGCACGATGTCGCGGCACTGGTGCTGGCGCTGGACCCGGAGCTGGTGGTGATCGGCGGCTGGGCGGCGGGCCTGGCGGGCGTACTGGAGCCGCTGCGCGGGGAGTTGGCGCGCTACTGTCTGCGCCCGCCGCAGGTCGTCCTGTCGCAGCTCGGCGAGGCGGCGGTGGCCACCGGGGCACTGCGGCTGGCGCTCGACCACGTGGAGGGCGAACTCTTCGCGGTGGAGGGCACGGTGACGGGCCGTCGCGGAACCGCGGCGCGCTGA
- a CDS encoding GntR family transcriptional regulator: MGTTQLETVPEPKYWHLKTVLSEALDSEFTVGEILPNERDLAARFGVARATLRQALEQLELEGRLQRRRGVGTTVAPPRVGVAVAPARHTWPGAAGDDWQPVDSVESDTVPAAVARLLETAAGDRVHIVRRSRVTQGRPLAAELLYVPAAVVPGCQETGVLNGPARAHAVLQELQSLELEGQDRTVELGSARAEDAKQLDRLPGAPVLVVTTRYVSGGRTTAVAVSTYRADTCRLTFGESDAVALLAG; encoded by the coding sequence GTGGGGACCACGCAGCTCGAAACGGTGCCGGAGCCGAAGTACTGGCACCTCAAGACCGTGCTCAGCGAGGCGCTGGACTCGGAGTTCACGGTCGGCGAGATTCTGCCCAACGAGCGTGATCTGGCGGCGCGGTTCGGCGTCGCACGGGCCACGCTGCGGCAGGCGCTCGAACAGCTGGAGCTGGAAGGCAGACTCCAGCGCCGCCGCGGGGTGGGCACCACGGTCGCACCGCCCCGCGTCGGGGTCGCCGTCGCCCCCGCCCGGCACACCTGGCCCGGCGCCGCCGGTGACGACTGGCAGCCGGTCGACTCCGTCGAGAGCGATACGGTGCCCGCCGCGGTGGCCCGTCTGCTGGAGACGGCCGCCGGGGACCGGGTGCACATCGTCCGCCGCAGCCGGGTCACCCAGGGCCGGCCCCTCGCCGCCGAGTTGCTGTACGTCCCGGCGGCCGTGGTCCCGGGCTGCCAGGAGACCGGTGTACTGAACGGCCCGGCGCGCGCCCATGCGGTGCTGCAGGAGCTGCAGTCGCTGGAGCTGGAGGGCCAGGACCGTACCGTCGAGCTCGGCTCGGCCCGTGCGGAGGACGCCAAGCAGCTGGACCGGCTGCCCGGCGCGCCCGTTCTGGTCGTCACCACCCGCTATGTCTCGGGGGGCCGCACCACCGCCGTCGCGGTCTCCACCTACCGTGCGGACACCTGCCGTCTGACCTTCGGCGAGAGCGACGCGGTCGCCCTGCTCGCGGGCTGA
- a CDS encoding ATP-binding cassette domain-containing protein, producing MNFIEVQRLTKLYGTVRAVDDLTFRVEPGRVTGFLGPNGAGKSTTMRMVVGLDRPTSGTATVGGRAFRALDNPLRHVGALLDAGAAHGARRARDHLLALAHSNRIPVRRVAEVLEETGLSAVAGKRVRTFSLGMRQRLGIAAALLGDPAVLMLDEPANGLDPEGIIWIRTLLKRLAADGRTVLISSHLMTETALTADHLIVLGRGRLLADTAMDTFLRQHTHRRVRVRTSEGSRLHAELVRAGWAAAPDGSGGWLVEGAEPADVGALAARRGIPVLELADEAPSLEDAYLRLTADAAEFVSATPKTQEV from the coding sequence ATGAACTTCATCGAAGTGCAGCGATTGACGAAGCTCTACGGAACCGTGCGAGCCGTGGACGACCTCACCTTCCGCGTGGAACCGGGGCGGGTCACCGGGTTCCTCGGCCCCAACGGCGCCGGTAAGTCCACCACCATGCGGATGGTCGTGGGTCTGGACCGCCCCACCTCGGGAACCGCCACCGTCGGCGGCCGTGCCTTCCGCGCGCTGGACAACCCGTTGCGGCACGTCGGGGCGCTGCTGGACGCGGGCGCCGCCCACGGGGCCCGGCGCGCCCGCGACCACCTCCTCGCCCTCGCCCACAGCAACCGCATCCCGGTACGGCGCGTGGCGGAGGTCCTGGAGGAGACCGGGCTGTCGGCGGTGGCGGGCAAGCGGGTCAGGACCTTCTCGCTCGGCATGCGGCAGCGGCTCGGCATCGCGGCCGCGCTGCTCGGCGACCCGGCCGTGCTGATGCTGGACGAGCCCGCCAACGGGCTCGACCCGGAGGGCATCATCTGGATCCGTACGCTCCTCAAGCGCCTCGCCGCCGACGGCCGTACGGTGCTGATCTCCAGCCATCTGATGACCGAGACCGCCCTGACCGCCGACCACTTGATCGTGCTGGGGCGCGGCCGGCTGCTTGCCGACACCGCCATGGACACCTTCCTGCGCCAGCACACCCACCGCAGGGTTCGGGTGCGCACGTCGGAAGGGTCCCGGCTGCACGCCGAGCTCGTCCGGGCCGGGTGGGCTGCGGCACCGGACGGATCCGGCGGCTGGCTGGTCGAGGGCGCCGAACCCGCCGATGTCGGCGCGCTCGCCGCCCGCCGGGGCATCCCGGTCCTCGAACTCGCCGATGAGGCGCCCTCGTTGGAAGACGCCTATCTGCGGCTGACCGCGGACGCCGCCGAGTTCGTCTCCGCCACTCCGAAGACCCAGGAGGTCTGA
- a CDS encoding alkaline phosphatase family protein, with protein MRRSRRRKVTALAAAFGLATAGLGIWAGNGFGAEPTAAAVPTPDHVVVVVFENHAYNQVMGSSSAPYINSLASGGASLKASYAETHPSQPNYYALFSGDTQGVTDDSCVDPGFSDAPNLASELTAAGKSWASYNESLPSEGSTTCKSGKYAQKHNPWFGFSNVSTGSAHTLDAFPSDFSELPTVSFVVPNLCSDMHDCSVSTGDTWLKNHLKSYADWARTHNSLLLLTFDEDNRLSGNRIPTVLYGQPVQAGSTSDTTYNHYDVLRTLEDMYGTSHAGHSADAKDISGIWAG; from the coding sequence ATCCGCCGCTCACGCCGCCGCAAAGTCACCGCGCTCGCCGCGGCGTTCGGCCTGGCCACCGCCGGTCTCGGCATCTGGGCCGGCAACGGCTTCGGCGCCGAGCCCACCGCGGCCGCCGTGCCCACCCCCGACCATGTGGTCGTGGTGGTCTTCGAGAACCATGCCTACAACCAGGTGATGGGCAGTTCCAGCGCCCCGTACATCAACTCCCTGGCCTCCGGCGGCGCCAGCCTGAAGGCCTCCTACGCCGAGACCCACCCCAGCCAGCCCAACTACTACGCCCTCTTCTCCGGCGACACCCAGGGGGTCACCGACGACAGCTGCGTCGACCCCGGGTTCAGCGACGCCCCCAACCTCGCCTCCGAGCTGACGGCGGCCGGCAAGTCCTGGGCGAGCTACAACGAGTCGCTGCCGTCCGAGGGCTCGACCACCTGCAAGAGCGGCAAGTACGCGCAGAAGCACAACCCGTGGTTCGGCTTCAGCAACGTCTCCACCGGCTCGGCGCACACCCTCGACGCGTTCCCCTCCGACTTCTCGGAGCTGCCCACCGTCTCGTTCGTCGTGCCGAACCTGTGCAGCGATATGCACGACTGCTCGGTCTCCACGGGTGACACCTGGCTGAAGAACCACCTCAAGAGCTACGCCGACTGGGCCAGGACCCACAACAGTCTGCTGCTGCTCACCTTCGACGAGGACAACCGGCTCAGCGGCAACCGCATCCCGACCGTGCTGTACGGCCAGCCCGTGCAGGCCGGCTCCACCTCGGACACCACCTACAACCACTACGACGTGCTGCGCACGCTTGAGGACATGTACGGCACCTCGCACGCGGGCCATTCCGCCGACGCCAAGGACATCAGCGGTATCTGGGCCGGCTGA
- a CDS encoding aspartate/glutamate racemase family protein produces MLALLHTSPVHVPVFDALRDAEAPGLAVHHLVRPELLDRARAQGPDAVSADVSAVLSEAAGHGARAVLCTCSTIGSVAEAAGAALGLPVLRVDRPMAAAAVASGPRIAVLAALESTLAPTEDLIVQEAQRAGREVRVRTVLVPDAWERFESGDTEGYLSAIAAAAREVRDADAIVLAQASMAPAAEGLDGGVPVLSSPRLGLRAAAQPAASDSSFSGLRTI; encoded by the coding sequence ATGCTCGCGCTGCTGCACACCTCGCCCGTCCACGTCCCGGTCTTCGACGCGCTGCGGGACGCGGAGGCCCCCGGTCTGGCGGTGCATCACCTGGTCCGGCCCGAACTCCTCGACCGGGCAAGGGCGCAGGGACCCGACGCCGTCTCTGCGGACGTCTCCGCCGTCCTCTCAGAGGCGGCCGGCCACGGTGCGCGGGCAGTGCTCTGTACCTGCTCGACGATCGGTTCGGTGGCGGAGGCGGCCGGCGCCGCGCTCGGCCTCCCCGTCCTCCGGGTGGACCGTCCGATGGCCGCGGCCGCCGTCGCCTCCGGCCCGCGGATCGCCGTGCTCGCCGCCCTGGAGAGCACCCTCGCCCCCACGGAAGACCTGATCGTCCAGGAGGCCCAACGGGCCGGCCGCGAGGTCAGGGTGCGTACGGTGCTGGTGCCGGACGCGTGGGAGCGCTTCGAGAGCGGCGACACCGAGGGCTATCTGTCGGCCATCGCCGCCGCGGCACGGGAGGTCCGGGACGCCGATGCGATCGTCCTGGCACAGGCCTCCATGGCGCCGGCCGCCGAGGGGCTCGACGGGGGCGTCCCGGTGCTGTCGAGTCCGCGGCTCGGGCTGCGGGCCGCCGCTCAGCCGGCGGCCAGCGACTCCAGCTTCTCGGGGTTGCGGACGATATAG
- a CDS encoding MFS transporter — MYLADGRPAPSPSVSPGGRRDGRGRRVRAAVPSTVLVLGAVSLITDISSEMVTAVLPLYLVAELGLSPLGFGVLDGVYNGVSALVRLVGGRLSDGGGGRGHKAVAAVGYGLSALCKPLLLMVHTLPLIGAVLAVDRTGKGLRTAPRDAMISLAAEPAARGRAFGVHRAMDTAGALCGPLVAFVLLRAAAEGYDAVFTVSFCVAVLGVVVLLLFVPGRALPAAEDTAGRGPAGPRTPVRALLRRPQVRRLTACAVLLGLTTVSDSFLYLALQRRLDLPAGWLPLLPLGTAAAYLSLAVPMGALADRIGRRRLFLAGHLVLLGAYGLLLAPFGGGAGLVCGVLLLHGAFYAATDGVLAAATADAVPEDARGSGLAVVQTGQTAARFVCSLAFGAAWTAWGDHTAVLAAAVGLALAAALSARLLRPAAPAPAPNSPSEHTP; from the coding sequence GTGTATCTCGCAGACGGCCGCCCGGCTCCTTCCCCCTCCGTATCGCCGGGCGGCCGGCGCGACGGACGCGGCCGGCGCGTCCGGGCCGCCGTTCCCTCCACGGTGCTGGTCCTGGGCGCCGTCAGCCTCATCACCGACATCTCCTCGGAGATGGTCACGGCCGTGCTCCCGCTGTACCTCGTCGCCGAACTCGGCCTGTCCCCCCTGGGGTTCGGGGTCCTGGACGGGGTCTACAACGGGGTGAGCGCGCTGGTCCGGCTGGTGGGCGGGCGGCTGTCGGACGGGGGCGGCGGGCGCGGGCACAAGGCGGTGGCCGCGGTGGGGTACGGGCTCTCCGCCCTCTGCAAGCCGCTGTTGCTGATGGTGCACACGCTGCCTCTGATCGGGGCGGTGCTGGCGGTGGACCGGACCGGCAAGGGGCTGCGGACCGCGCCGCGGGACGCGATGATCTCCCTGGCCGCCGAACCCGCCGCCCGGGGACGGGCGTTCGGGGTGCACCGGGCGATGGACACCGCGGGCGCCCTGTGCGGCCCGCTGGTGGCGTTCGTGCTGCTGCGGGCGGCGGCGGAAGGCTATGACGCGGTGTTCACGGTCAGCTTCTGTGTCGCCGTACTGGGCGTGGTCGTCCTCCTGCTGTTCGTCCCGGGGCGCGCGCTGCCCGCCGCGGAGGACACCGCCGGACGGGGCCCGGCCGGGCCCCGGACGCCGGTGCGCGCCCTGCTGCGACGGCCGCAGGTACGCCGGCTGACCGCGTGCGCCGTGCTGCTCGGGCTGACCACCGTCAGCGACTCCTTCCTGTATCTCGCCCTGCAGCGGCGGCTGGACCTCCCGGCGGGGTGGCTTCCGCTGCTCCCGCTGGGCACGGCCGCGGCGTATCTGTCGCTGGCGGTACCGATGGGCGCGCTGGCCGACCGGATCGGCCGGCGGCGGCTGTTCCTGGCCGGGCATCTGGTGCTGCTCGGTGCCTACGGGCTGCTGCTGGCTCCCTTCGGCGGCGGCGCGGGGCTGGTCTGTGGCGTCCTCCTACTGCACGGCGCGTTCTACGCGGCGACCGACGGAGTGCTGGCGGCCGCGACCGCCGACGCGGTGCCCGAGGACGCCCGCGGCAGCGGGCTGGCGGTGGTGCAGACCGGTCAGACGGCCGCCCGCTTCGTCTGCTCGCTCGCCTTCGGTGCCGCCTGGACCGCCTGGGGCGACCACACCGCCGTCCTCGCCGCGGCCGTCGGACTGGCCCTGGCCGCGGCCCTCAGCGCCCGGCTGCTGCGCCCGGCCGCACCGGCACCGGCCCCCAACTCCCCTTCGGAGCACACACCGTGA
- a CDS encoding ABC transporter permease subunit, with protein MPFAAVLRSEWTKIRSLRSLSYSLSAILVVTLAVACFVCGSHDGSDPHFDPVFHAYFGLNIGQFGAIICGVLAVAGEWSSGSVRVSLTAVPRRGLLYAGKLVTVGGLALAVGLVAGFASVTVGQALLGEAGVSVGSPGVVRSAVGCGLYFGLLAVFSAGVAALLRSPVGTLSLLVPLFLSLGPLFGSLDATRKVGQFLPDRAGQQILHLAPEGALGAWSGIAVMAGWAALAAAAGLWSLLRRDV; from the coding sequence ATGCCGTTCGCCGCCGTGCTCCGCTCCGAGTGGACGAAGATCCGCTCGCTGCGTTCCCTGTCGTACAGCCTCTCCGCCATCCTGGTGGTGACCCTCGCGGTCGCCTGCTTCGTCTGCGGCAGCCATGACGGATCGGATCCACACTTCGACCCGGTCTTCCATGCCTACTTCGGTCTCAACATCGGCCAGTTCGGGGCCATCATCTGCGGCGTCCTCGCGGTCGCGGGGGAGTGGTCCAGCGGCTCCGTCCGGGTCTCGCTGACCGCCGTGCCGCGCCGAGGACTGCTGTACGCGGGCAAGCTCGTCACCGTGGGCGGGCTTGCCCTGGCCGTCGGGCTGGTGGCCGGCTTCGCGTCCGTGACCGTCGGGCAGGCGCTGCTCGGAGAGGCGGGTGTGAGCGTCGGCTCGCCGGGCGTGGTGCGGTCCGCCGTCGGCTGCGGGCTCTACTTCGGGCTGCTCGCGGTGTTCTCCGCCGGTGTCGCCGCGCTGCTGCGCAGCCCGGTCGGGACCCTGAGCCTGCTCGTCCCGCTCTTCCTCTCTCTCGGCCCGCTGTTCGGTTCACTGGACGCGACCAGAAAGGTGGGCCAGTTCCTGCCGGACCGGGCGGGGCAGCAGATTCTGCACCTTGCGCCGGAGGGGGCGCTCGGGGCGTGGTCCGGGATCGCGGTGATGGCAGGCTGGGCGGCGCTGGCCGCGGCAGCGGGGCTGTGGTCACTGCTGCGCAGGGATGTGTGA
- a CDS encoding TolB family protein, translating into MNRTARLLLLLAAVLVLGGVAVGATLHAAGRADRKDRTQAGGPEVASGPVRLDDPRHGLFRNMAWGPHRDEITAVPEGRLTGPRTASGVRCLRFHAASGTGICLQAVHGELRDTYRAVVLDNRLRERRHYDLAGTPTRARVSPSGRTVAWTVFVSGDSYAGTAFSTRTSVVDTRGRHLDANLETYALTVDRHRVRAVDINVWGVTFADDTHFYATAATAGKTYLVRGDRSTRTLRALHPNVECPSLSPDGTRIAYKKRIADADPDAPWRLYVLDLRTLRETATAEHRNIDDQAVWRDGHTLVYSLPGDYGSDLWTVPADGTGTPHRLLSAALAPVFSR; encoded by the coding sequence ATGAACCGCACCGCGCGCCTGCTCCTCCTGCTCGCCGCCGTTCTCGTACTCGGCGGGGTCGCCGTCGGCGCGACCCTGCACGCCGCCGGGCGCGCCGACCGGAAGGACCGCACGCAGGCCGGGGGCCCCGAGGTGGCCTCCGGGCCCGTACGCCTGGACGATCCGCGGCACGGTCTCTTCCGGAACATGGCCTGGGGTCCGCACCGCGACGAGATCACCGCCGTACCGGAAGGGCGGCTCACCGGCCCGCGCACCGCGTCCGGGGTCCGCTGCCTGCGGTTCCACGCGGCCTCCGGAACCGGCATCTGCCTCCAGGCGGTCCACGGCGAACTCCGGGACACCTACCGCGCCGTCGTCCTGGACAACCGGCTGCGCGAACGGCGCCACTACGACCTGGCCGGGACCCCCACCCGCGCCCGGGTCTCCCCCAGCGGCCGCACCGTCGCCTGGACCGTCTTCGTCAGCGGTGACTCCTACGCGGGCACCGCCTTCTCCACCCGCACCTCCGTCGTCGACACCCGCGGCCGGCACCTGGACGCCAACCTGGAGACCTATGCGCTGACCGTCGACAGGCACCGGGTCCGTGCCGTCGACATCAATGTCTGGGGCGTCACCTTCGCCGACGACACCCACTTCTACGCCACCGCCGCCACGGCCGGAAAGACCTATCTCGTCCGCGGCGACCGCAGCACCAGAACCCTCCGTGCCCTGCACCCCAACGTCGAATGCCCCTCCCTGTCCCCCGACGGCACCCGTATCGCCTACAAGAAGCGGATCGCGGACGCGGACCCCGACGCCCCCTGGCGGCTGTACGTCCTCGACCTGCGCACCCTGCGCGAGACCGCGACCGCCGAACACCGCAACATCGACGACCAGGCCGTCTGGCGCGACGGCCACACCCTGGTCTACTCCCTGCCGGGCGACTACGGCTCCGATCTGTGGACCGTCCCCGCCGACGGCACCGGCACCCCGCACCGCCTCCTTTCCGCGGCGCTCGCGCCCGTCTTCTCCCGCTAG